ctctatatattgtaactttattttacggcaacaattttattacatacAATTTTTGGGGTTACTATGAAGTATGGGCAAGTTGTTGTAGGGCCCGCGGGAAGTGggaaaacaaattattgtAAGTTGATGAAagaatttatgaaaataaaaaaacggaATTGTTATGTTGTTAATTTAGATAGCGCTAGTgaagaatattattatgaaaaaaaaaaaaaagctatAAATACAACTTcaaatattgaaaaagaattaaacgattattataacacaatatatgatatagaTATAAGAAATTATGTAGAAGTAAACCATTTAATGGAAGAAGGGATGTTAGGACCCAATTGTGCATTATTAAAGAGtattgaattattatatgaaaatagtaATTTACTTGAAgatgaattaaataattatgatgacgatgataattattttattattgataCTCCTGGACAAATAgaattatatacacatacagattattttaaaaaaattctagACATTTTCACATgtcaaaatattaaattaattgtagtttttttaatagatatttcatttattagtTCAAATACAAAACTGTTGTCTGCATATTTAACAAGTTTATCAACTATGATCAATTTTGAATTACCACACATCAacatattaacaaaatgtGATCTTTTAATAagcaaaaattattatgaagaatttaaaaaatttaaatataataataattttttttttcaaaaaaagctgtacagaaaaattaataaaaaattaaaaaaaatgaagattagccaaaaaaaaaaggacgTAATTGATAATGGTGGGGAAAATGACGACGCATTTTTTAGGGAGCTCGAATATATTAGTAATAATGATGAGCTTTCCTTTAAagaagaatatattttgggTTCAGATTATACAAGCAGAAGTGGTTCTAGTCTTTCATATGGATCTTTATCAGATGGAAGAAATAACTATGATAGTAATTTAtcacaaaataatagtagTGATATTTCAGATGaaattgaagaaaatatttataaaaaaaattatgaaaaattaaatgatatattatc
This region of Plasmodium chabaudi chabaudi strain AS genome assembly, chromosome: 13 genomic DNA includes:
- a CDS encoding GPN-loop GTPase, putative, whose amino-acid sequence is MKYGQVVVGPAGSGKTNYCKLMKEFMKIKKRNCYVVNLDSASEEYYYEKKKKAINTTSNIEKELNDYYNTIYDIDIRNYVEVNHLMEEGMLGPNCALLKSIELLYENSNLLEDELNNYDDDDNYFIIDTPGQIELYTHTDYFKKILDIFTCQNIKLIVVFLIDISFISSNTKLLSAYLTSLSTMINFELPHINILTKCDLLISKNYYEEFKKFKYNNNFFFQKKLYRKINKKLKKMKISQKKKDVIDNGGENDDAFFRELEYISNNDELSFKEEYILGSDYTSRSGSSLSYGSLSDGRNNYDSNLSQNNSSDISDEIEENIYKKNYEKLNDILSLDPHDIIITASKCMSKKYYRLNSAFANIIEDFNLVSFVPLNIYDDDNVDFIINSIDVIIQYGEDKDVNDNYDM